In the genome of Acidimicrobiia bacterium, one region contains:
- a CDS encoding glycine/betaine/sarcosine/D-proline family reductase selenoprotein B has product MFRVAHYLNQFFAGIGGEDRADAPFEVRQGAVGPGRALAMAFSDQAEVVQTLVCGDNRFHEDPDAAIEAAIAALEESRPDLLVAGPAFNAGRYGLACGAVCAAARERLGIPSITGLFPEAPAVDVFRSRTVMVPTGDSAGSMKDAIDRIAAVGLRIAAGLALQPAEVDGRIPMGYRANWVEATTAAERAIPMLLAKMSGQPFVSEVALPDQAEAVPPARLAVPLAEATVALVTEGGLVPEGNPDRIESSSATRWASYAVADLESGKVAFRSIHAGYDSRWVDEDPNRMVPVDAMRALVDEGVVGGLHDRFFATTGTGTSVVNASKIGDEIAKQLINEGVHAVIVTSTUGTGTRCGATLAKMIEKNGLPAAILTAMTSMAKVAGANRILASGLIPHPVGDPNRPPDQERMWRKGQVRRALEADATEIEEAQIFAQW; this is encoded by the coding sequence ATGTTCCGCGTCGCCCACTACCTGAACCAGTTCTTCGCAGGGATCGGCGGGGAGGACAGGGCCGACGCCCCCTTCGAGGTTCGCCAGGGGGCGGTGGGCCCGGGCAGGGCCCTGGCCATGGCCTTCAGCGACCAGGCAGAAGTCGTCCAGACCCTGGTCTGCGGGGACAATCGTTTCCATGAGGATCCGGATGCGGCGATCGAGGCGGCGATCGCCGCCCTCGAAGAGTCGCGTCCCGACCTGCTGGTGGCCGGACCGGCCTTCAACGCCGGACGCTACGGGTTGGCCTGCGGTGCGGTGTGCGCCGCCGCCAGGGAACGCCTGGGGATCCCGTCGATCACCGGGCTGTTCCCCGAGGCGCCGGCGGTGGACGTGTTTCGCAGCCGCACCGTGATGGTGCCCACCGGCGACTCGGCGGGCTCGATGAAGGACGCCATCGATCGCATCGCCGCCGTCGGGCTTCGCATCGCCGCCGGCCTCGCGCTGCAGCCGGCCGAGGTGGACGGCAGGATCCCAATGGGATACCGGGCCAACTGGGTGGAGGCGACGACCGCCGCCGAACGGGCCATCCCGATGCTTCTCGCCAAGATGAGCGGGCAGCCATTCGTCAGCGAGGTGGCGCTTCCCGACCAGGCCGAGGCCGTGCCGCCGGCGCGGCTGGCGGTTCCCCTCGCCGAGGCGACGGTGGCCCTGGTGACAGAAGGTGGCCTGGTCCCGGAGGGCAACCCCGACCGCATTGAGTCCTCCAGCGCCACCCGATGGGCGTCCTACGCCGTTGCCGATCTCGAGTCGGGGAAGGTTGCGTTCCGCTCGATCCACGCGGGCTACGACTCCCGATGGGTGGACGAGGATCCGAACCGGATGGTCCCGGTCGACGCCATGCGCGCCCTGGTCGACGAGGGCGTCGTGGGAGGCCTCCACGACCGCTTCTTCGCCACCACCGGCACCGGCACCAGCGTGGTCAACGCCTCGAAGATCGGCGACGAGATCGCCAAGCAGCTGATCAACGAGGGGGTGCACGCCGTCATCGTGACCTCGACGTGAGGGACGGGGACGCGTTGCGGGGCAACGCTGGCCAAGATGATCGAGAAGAACGGGCTCCCGGCGGCGATCCTCACCGCCATGACCTCGATGGCCAAGGTGGCCGGAGCCAACCGGATCCTGGCGTCGGGGCTGATCCCCCATCCGGTGGGCGACCCCAACCGTCCGCCCGATCAGGAACGGATGTGGCGCAAGGGGCAGGTCCGCCGAGCCCTCGAGGCGGACGCCACCGAGATCGAAGAAGCCCAGATCTTCGCCCAGTGGTGA
- a CDS encoding glycine/sarcosine/betaine reductase component B subunit — MEHPFSLDLHTIEVADVRFGPETRIDGGTLIVDAAAIETLLLEDPRIAGVEVDIARPGESVRIVHCLDAVEPRAKVTGDGGVFPGFVGPMRQAGTGETVRLAGVAVLTSSHFPQPASGLMQAREGVVDMSGSAAPYSPFSRVTNLVLVPTPNPETSNEDYDDAIRRGALRVAEHLARACAGATRSSTTTFTTGTRHPDLPRVVYFLQLQGQAPMSDTFLYGHVIHNLVPTPILPGEIMDGAIVNGVYVYACYKNPTYLHQNNPIIWDLQRRHGVDLDFAGVIINRGHNYTHEEKERSSLWAAKLARTMGADGAILTGEGGGNSAIDMMLACQYMEQAGIETVVLSSEATGEDGYDFPLFYSVPEADAIVSVGSHDGFVAMPEVERVVGDEFLKEDGVLLAAGVPARGPFDLRMYYQYCGINQLGANVITGRAF; from the coding sequence ATGGAGCATCCTTTCAGCCTCGATCTCCACACCATCGAGGTCGCCGACGTCCGCTTCGGACCGGAGACCCGGATCGACGGGGGCACGCTGATCGTCGATGCCGCCGCGATCGAGACACTCCTCCTCGAGGACCCCCGGATCGCCGGCGTCGAGGTCGACATCGCCCGCCCCGGCGAGAGCGTGCGCATCGTTCATTGCCTCGACGCAGTGGAGCCCAGGGCCAAGGTCACCGGTGATGGCGGCGTCTTCCCCGGTTTCGTCGGACCGATGCGACAGGCAGGCACCGGAGAGACCGTTCGGCTCGCCGGCGTCGCCGTCCTCACCTCGAGCCACTTCCCCCAGCCCGCCTCCGGCCTCATGCAGGCCCGCGAGGGCGTGGTGGACATGTCGGGGTCGGCAGCCCCGTACAGCCCGTTTTCCCGGGTCACCAACCTGGTCCTGGTGCCGACCCCCAACCCGGAAACCTCGAACGAGGACTACGACGACGCCATCCGGCGCGGGGCGCTGCGTGTCGCCGAGCACCTGGCGAGAGCGTGCGCCGGCGCCACCCGCTCGTCGACCACGACCTTCACCACGGGCACCCGGCACCCCGACCTGCCCAGGGTGGTGTACTTCCTGCAACTGCAGGGCCAGGCTCCGATGTCGGACACCTTCCTCTACGGCCACGTGATCCACAACCTGGTCCCGACCCCGATCCTCCCCGGCGAGATCATGGACGGGGCCATCGTCAACGGCGTGTACGTGTACGCCTGCTACAAGAACCCGACCTACCTCCACCAGAACAACCCGATCATCTGGGACCTGCAACGCCGCCACGGGGTGGACCTCGACTTCGCCGGGGTGATCATCAACAGGGGCCACAACTACACCCACGAGGAGAAGGAGCGCTCCTCCCTCTGGGCCGCCAAGCTGGCACGCACGATGGGCGCCGACGGAGCGATCCTCACCGGCGAGGGCGGCGGGAACTCGGCGATCGACATGATGCTCGCCTGCCAGTACATGGAGCAGGCCGGAATCGAGACCGTGGTGCTCTCCTCCGAGGCCACCGGCGAGGACGGCTACGACTTCCCTCTCTTCTACTCGGTCCCCGAGGCCGACGCCATCGTCAGCGTGGGCTCCCACGACGGCTTCGTCGCCATGCCAGAGGTGGAACGGGTCGTCGGCGACGAGTTCCTCAAGGAGGACGGTGTGCTGCTGGCGGCCGGGGTGCCGGCCCGTGGCCCGTTCGACCTCCGCATGTACTACCAGTACTGCGGGATCAACCAGCTCGGAGCCAACGTCATCACCGGGAGGGCCTTCTAG
- a CDS encoding DMT family transporter, with product MERASRAQVWGAMLLISLGWGTNGVVVRVAFDAGMEPLAVVAISSVIAAIGVVAFVALSGRDRTIGAIGWRVGIVMSITSVTVPFITRNLALQYASAGFVGLASALVPLATGVVAHVMLPEERLQAATLIGLLISLAGVAVLILSGDSGLAEGGNPALAGVLALAGVLSVAVGAVYAKRYSGRYSPLGVSGVQFVIGAAVGIVAMLAFEGVPANPGAKGWASLTYVGLAATFMPIALYYWLLRHVTVTFSAITGYIIPLVAVVFGVIVLGERVDLGIVIGGVLILTGVVVTDRIAGR from the coding sequence ATGGAACGCGCCTCGCGGGCACAGGTGTGGGGCGCCATGCTCCTCATCAGCCTCGGGTGGGGCACCAACGGCGTGGTGGTCCGGGTGGCGTTCGATGCAGGCATGGAGCCCCTCGCCGTCGTCGCCATCTCCTCGGTGATAGCCGCCATCGGGGTGGTCGCCTTCGTGGCACTCTCCGGACGGGACCGCACCATCGGGGCGATCGGCTGGAGGGTGGGCATCGTGATGTCGATCACCTCGGTGACGGTGCCGTTCATCACCCGCAACCTCGCCCTGCAGTACGCCTCGGCCGGATTCGTCGGCCTCGCCTCGGCGCTGGTCCCCCTGGCCACGGGGGTGGTGGCCCACGTCATGCTCCCCGAGGAGCGCCTCCAGGCCGCCACCTTGATCGGACTGTTGATCTCCCTGGCCGGGGTGGCGGTGCTGATCCTCTCCGGGGACAGCGGGCTCGCCGAGGGCGGAAACCCGGCCCTCGCCGGGGTCCTGGCCCTGGCCGGGGTGCTCTCGGTGGCGGTGGGGGCGGTGTACGCCAAGCGGTACTCGGGCCGCTACTCCCCGCTCGGCGTGTCCGGCGTGCAGTTCGTGATCGGAGCCGCCGTCGGGATCGTCGCCATGCTCGCCTTCGAGGGTGTGCCGGCCAACCCCGGCGCCAAGGGCTGGGCCAGCCTCACCTACGTCGGCCTGGCGGCGACCTTCATGCCGATCGCCCTCTACTACTGGCTGCTGCGCCACGTGACGGTGACCTTCTCGGCGATCACCGGGTACATCATCCCGCTGGTGGCGGTGGTGTTCGGGGTGATCGTCCTCGGGGAGCGGGTCGATCTGGGGATCGTCATCGGCGGGGTCCTGATCCTCACCGGAGTGGTCGTGACCGACCGGATCGCCGGTCGGTGA
- a CDS encoding DUF2269 family protein, with amino-acid sequence MLYDTLVFVHVLAAIVWVGGGIASQVVTARLAKADPAHRLGAARDFLFIGTRIYPWASLIVLITGVSMVLDEAVLDFEQAWIVIGLIGLVATAGIGSGYITPQSRKAIAAVEAGNPAAAAPIGARIALASRTAAVLLLVALWAMVFKPGL; translated from the coding sequence ATGCTCTACGACACCCTGGTGTTCGTCCATGTGCTCGCCGCCATCGTCTGGGTGGGGGGCGGAATCGCCTCACAGGTGGTCACAGCCAGGCTGGCCAAGGCCGACCCGGCCCACCGCCTCGGCGCCGCCAGAGACTTCCTCTTCATCGGCACGCGGATCTACCCATGGGCATCGCTGATCGTCCTGATCACTGGGGTGTCGATGGTGCTCGACGAGGCCGTCCTCGACTTCGAGCAGGCATGGATAGTCATCGGCCTGATCGGCCTGGTGGCCACCGCCGGAATCGGGTCCGGCTACATCACGCCGCAGAGCCGGAAGGCCATCGCCGCCGTCGAAGCCGGCAACCCGGCGGCGGCGGCCCCGATCGGAGCCAGGATCGCCCTGGCGAGCCGAACGGCGGCGGTGCTCCTGTTGGTCGCCCTATGGGCGATGGTGTTCAAGCCCGGTCTATAG
- a CDS encoding ATP-binding protein: MSTRRLQSRIGRAALPIGAAFFVFAAGAGIAAAARLPVWAILSGVIATLIVAPAWVLAATWVERSRNEETIAHLAHELRNPIASVVGTADVLLDPTADLDDDERKELLALAQADARYMHGLVANLHGAARVERNESAPTPEPVDLAETTHRALTRFPSVDARAFSPTAPTWVTADPDLLFQVLLNLLQNTARYAPEGMVEIEFEPQAGQVSLYISDEGPGIPRRLRHRVFDGGASRSGLGLGLALSRRIARAMGGELEIVEPRRTGATFRLRLPAATPGVTRASNGEGWDAAMLSPRGRLLVDMADALSGRSMDRTLAGLQRLFKNLLGATGMLLMIPRAEGGFGRLGTAGGGSAADTPIEIPLAQQALEKKSPITAVAGDSPTPVSLPGLDGVAQMFLPVLDGEGAVAVLALSWDRAESVPGDRGRVVAEALARLAAVAIDRSTLARDIAFERHLRSSVMEALPIAIAVFVGDPPRVVAWNRRERELLGISDDTERPSDLDASQQRFDVRFADGNPLTVDNAPVTQAIRSGRSAGPFVLWIRRADGTQVLTRSYCAPFHDDHGIVAGAVVTSEELPGDTVEDPPRGPRSVHPVSPIPPATGSDGGL, from the coding sequence GTGTCGACGCGCCGCCTACAGAGTCGGATCGGCCGAGCCGCACTGCCGATCGGTGCGGCGTTCTTCGTGTTCGCCGCCGGCGCCGGCATCGCTGCCGCCGCCCGGCTGCCCGTGTGGGCGATCCTTTCCGGAGTCATTGCCACCCTGATCGTGGCCCCGGCGTGGGTCCTCGCCGCCACCTGGGTGGAACGCAGCCGCAATGAAGAGACCATCGCCCATCTGGCTCATGAGCTGCGCAACCCGATCGCCTCGGTCGTCGGAACCGCCGACGTGCTGCTAGACCCCACGGCCGACCTCGACGACGACGAACGCAAGGAGCTGCTCGCCCTCGCCCAGGCCGATGCCCGCTACATGCACGGCCTCGTGGCCAACCTGCACGGCGCCGCCCGCGTCGAACGCAACGAGAGCGCCCCCACGCCGGAGCCAGTCGATCTGGCCGAAACTACCCACCGGGCCCTCACCCGCTTCCCATCGGTCGACGCCCGGGCTTTCTCCCCCACCGCACCGACCTGGGTGACTGCCGACCCCGACCTGCTGTTTCAGGTTCTCCTCAACCTCCTCCAGAACACGGCGCGCTACGCCCCCGAGGGGATGGTCGAGATCGAGTTCGAACCCCAAGCCGGCCAGGTGTCCCTCTACATCTCCGACGAGGGTCCCGGCATCCCCCGCCGCCTCCGCCACCGCGTGTTCGACGGGGGCGCCAGTCGCTCGGGGCTGGGGTTGGGGCTGGCATTGAGCCGCCGCATCGCCCGCGCCATGGGGGGCGAACTGGAGATCGTCGAGCCGCGCCGCACCGGCGCCACCTTCCGGCTGCGGTTGCCGGCGGCCACCCCCGGCGTCACCCGGGCGTCGAACGGGGAGGGCTGGGATGCCGCCATGCTGTCACCGAGGGGACGCCTCCTGGTGGACATGGCCGACGCCCTGTCGGGCCGCTCGATGGACCGCACCCTGGCCGGCCTGCAACGCCTCTTCAAGAACCTGCTCGGGGCCACCGGGATGCTGCTCATGATCCCCCGCGCCGAAGGCGGTTTCGGGCGCCTCGGCACGGCCGGCGGGGGATCCGCCGCCGACACCCCGATCGAGATCCCTCTCGCCCAACAGGCCCTTGAAAAGAAGTCCCCCATCACCGCCGTCGCCGGCGACTCCCCCACGCCCGTCTCGCTCCCCGGTCTCGACGGTGTGGCGCAGATGTTCCTGCCGGTGCTCGACGGCGAGGGCGCCGTCGCCGTCCTGGCGCTGAGTTGGGACCGCGCCGAGTCCGTCCCCGGCGATCGCGGGCGGGTGGTGGCCGAGGCGCTGGCACGGCTCGCCGCCGTCGCCATCGATCGCTCCACCCTGGCCCGCGACATCGCATTCGAGAGGCACCTTCGCTCTTCGGTCATGGAGGCACTTCCCATCGCCATCGCCGTGTTCGTCGGCGATCCGCCTCGGGTGGTCGCCTGGAACCGGAGAGAGCGAGAGCTGTTGGGGATTTCCGACGACACGGAGCGACCCTCGGACCTCGACGCCAGCCAGCAACGATTCGATGTCCGCTTCGCCGATGGCAACCCGTTGACCGTCGACAACGCCCCGGTCACGCAGGCGATCCGGTCGGGTCGGTCGGCGGGACCGTTCGTGCTCTGGATCCGGCGCGCCGACGGAACCCAGGTCCTGACGCGGTCTTACTGCGCCCCGTTTCACGACGACCACGGCATAGTCGCCGGCGCCGTGGTCACCTCCGAAGAGCTGCCGGGCGACACCGTCGAAGACCCTCCGAGAGGGCCGAGGAGCGTTCACCCGGTCTCACCGATACCGCCTGCAACGGGAAGCGACGGCGGTCTATAG
- a CDS encoding metallopeptidase family protein, with protein MNRFEFERVVDEALEDLPDWVHEALDNIHVVVEEWPTAQQDPEGTGLLGLYEGVTLHDRAGGYSGFLPDRITIFMGSHLALRLPPSRLRRQIRKTVLHEVAHHLGIDDARLHEMGY; from the coding sequence GTGAACCGCTTCGAGTTCGAACGGGTGGTCGACGAGGCCCTCGAGGATCTTCCCGACTGGGTACACGAGGCCCTGGACAACATCCATGTCGTCGTCGAGGAGTGGCCCACAGCACAACAGGATCCCGAGGGAACCGGACTGCTCGGCCTCTATGAAGGGGTCACGCTCCATGACCGCGCCGGTGGGTATTCGGGCTTCCTTCCCGACCGGATCACGATCTTCATGGGATCCCACCTCGCCCTGCGTCTGCCTCCGAGCAGGCTGCGACGGCAGATCCGCAAGACGGTGCTCCACGAGGTGGCCCATCACCTCGGCATCGACGACGCCCGGCTGCATGAGATGGGCTACTGA
- a CDS encoding GNAT family N-acetyltransferase — MGGITVVPATVERIDDVLEILPTGQGCHCQYFRMGSSEYAGSGEEDRMSALRHQLAAEPPPGMLAYLDGVVAGWCGFGPRPGMERLVRSRTIPRVDDRPYWSVVCFLVRPGARRRGVTGALLEGVVDLARRSGAPGLEAYPIDPEGRRVDTAFLYVGTRDTFARAGFTEVMPTGARSAGLPRLLMRLDL, encoded by the coding sequence GTGGGAGGGATCACCGTCGTGCCGGCCACCGTCGAGCGGATCGACGACGTGCTCGAGATCCTGCCCACGGGGCAGGGGTGCCACTGCCAGTACTTCCGGATGGGGTCGAGTGAGTATGCCGGCTCTGGTGAGGAGGATCGGATGTCGGCCCTCCGGCACCAGCTCGCCGCAGAGCCGCCCCCGGGCATGCTTGCGTACCTCGACGGCGTGGTCGCAGGGTGGTGCGGGTTCGGGCCGCGCCCTGGGATGGAGCGCCTGGTGCGGTCCCGGACCATCCCCAGGGTCGACGATCGCCCGTATTGGTCGGTCGTGTGCTTTCTGGTGCGACCCGGGGCGCGGCGCCGCGGCGTCACCGGGGCCCTGCTCGAGGGTGTGGTCGATCTCGCCCGGCGGTCCGGCGCACCGGGGTTGGAGGCGTACCCGATCGACCCGGAGGGACGGCGAGTGGACACCGCCTTCCTGTACGTCGGCACCAGGGACACCTTCGCCAGGGCAGGGTTCACCGAGGTGATGCCGACCGGCGCCCGGAGCGCCGGGCTGCCCCGGCTCCTCATGCGGCTCGACCTCTGA
- a CDS encoding IS3 family transposase (programmed frameshift) translates to MTRRQQGKYPNEVRRRTVRLVLEHRDEYASEWAAITSIAAKSGMTAETLRKWVRQAEVDEGRRPGVTSEESVRVRELQRENRELRRANEILKAASGFLRGGARPPTAEMIGFIDAHKGRRTEGLVWGVEPICAVLPIASQTYYAARSRPASARRLRDEALEAEVLRVWEQNYSVYGAPKIWAQLNREGIIVARCTVERLMRRLGIRGAIRGGGPRTTRSDPADERPADLVDRDFTAEAPDTKWVADFTYVRTRSGFVYAAFVIDCYARAIVGWNVARRMTTDLVLTALEQAIWDRLGAGVVAGLVCHTDAGAQYLSIRHTERLAQAGIDPSVGSIGDSYDNALAESIIGLYKTELVSNLGPWHGCDDLELETLLWVDWWNHRRLMGTSTPTEKEATYYLQNTTIEAMTLKT, encoded by the exons ATGACACGGAGACAGCAGGGGAAGTACCCGAACGAGGTGCGCCGTCGGACGGTGCGTCTGGTGTTGGAGCATCGTGACGAGTACGCCTCGGAGTGGGCGGCGATCACGTCGATAGCGGCCAAGTCGGGGATGACGGCTGAGACGTTGCGCAAGTGGGTGCGCCAGGCCGAGGTCGATGAGGGCCGGCGGCCGGGGGTGACGTCGGAGGAGTCGGTGCGGGTCCGGGAGCTGCAGCGCGAGAACCGGGAGCTGCGTCGGGCGAATGAGATCCTCAAGGCGGCGTCGG GCTTTCTTCGCGGCGGAGCTCGACCGCCCACAGCAGAGATGATCGGGTTCATCGACGCTCACAAGGGGCGTCGCACTGAGGGTCTTGTTTGGGGAGTCGAGCCGATCTGCGCGGTGTTGCCGATCGCTTCTCAGACCTACTACGCGGCCCGGTCCCGGCCGGCTTCGGCGAGACGGCTGCGCGACGAGGCCCTCGAGGCCGAGGTGCTGCGGGTATGGGAGCAGAACTACTCGGTGTATGGGGCCCCGAAGATCTGGGCGCAGCTGAACCGAGAAGGCATCATCGTGGCCCGTTGCACGGTGGAGCGTCTCATGCGCCGGTTGGGTATTCGCGGCGCCATCCGTGGCGGAGGACCCCGGACCACGAGAAGCGACCCGGCCGATGAGCGTCCCGCCGACCTGGTGGATCGGGACTTCACCGCCGAGGCTCCCGACACCAAGTGGGTGGCGGACTTCACCTATGTGCGCACCCGTTCGGGGTTCGTGTATGCGGCGTTTGTCATCGACTGCTACGCACGAGCCATCGTGGGCTGGAACGTGGCGCGGCGCATGACCACCGACCTGGTACTCACCGCACTCGAACAGGCCATCTGGGACCGACTCGGAGCCGGCGTCGTGGCCGGTCTCGTCTGCCACACCGACGCCGGAGCGCAGTACTTGTCGATTCGTCACACCGAACGACTCGCTCAAGCCGGCATCGACCCGTCGGTGGGATCCATCGGCGACAGCTATGACAATGCCCTGGCGGAGTCGATCATCGGGCTCTACAAGACCGAGCTCGTCTCGAACCTAGGACCCTGGCACGGCTGCGACGATCTCGAACTCGAGACCCTGCTCTGGGTCGACTGGTGGAACCACCGTCGACTCATGGGCACCTCCACCCCCACCGAGAAGGAGGCCACCTACTACCTTCAGAACACCACCATCGAAGCGATGACACTCAAGACATGA
- a CDS encoding helicase C-terminal domain-containing protein: MKPLPNPGRFNRDDGIVSVKLDRDSGVRQLPRRYLDEGHVAYGYALTAHKAQGITTDRTFTVVTSATDREWIYVALSRGRSANTLYITTCEPTDPECTHIFHRDERDVVAVSGSRIGRSSAQVAAIDQRPLAAGISLGG, encoded by the coding sequence ATGAAGCCTCTACCAAACCCGGGGAGGTTCAACCGGGATGACGGCATCGTCTCGGTGAAGCTCGACCGTGACTCCGGGGTCCGACAGTTGCCCCGCCGGTATCTGGATGAGGGCCACGTCGCCTACGGGTACGCCCTCACCGCCCACAAAGCCCAAGGCATCACCACCGACCGCACCTTCACCGTCGTCACCTCAGCTACCGACCGGGAATGGATCTACGTCGCTTTGAGCCGCGGCCGCTCGGCCAACACGCTCTACATCACCACCTGCGAACCCACTGACCCGGAATGCACCCACATCTTCCACCGAGACGAGCGAGATGTGGTCGCCGTCTCGGGGTCACGAATCGGCCGCAGTTCGGCGCAGGTCGCAGCCATCGATCAGCGCCCGCTGGCTGCCGGGATCAGTCTCGGCGGATAA